The window CCAACTGGCCGAGCTCGGGATCGAAGGTTACCTGAATCGATAGTTCTAGATGAATCAGAAAGTGAGGGATGCTCTTTGATTGAACGTTACACCCTCCCAGCCATGGGACGCATCTGGGAAGAAGAGAACAAACTGCAGAAGTGGTTGGAGATTGAAATACTGGCCTGCGAAGCATGGGCTAACCTGGGCAAAATTCCCTCAGCGGCGCTGGAAGAAATTAAGGCGAAAGCAAGATTTGACAAAAACCGGATCGCGGAGATTGAAAAGGTTACGCGCCATGATGTCCTGGCTTTTCTCACCAATGTGGCCGAGTACGTGGGGGACGCCTCCAAATACATTCATATGGGCATGACTTCTTCTGACATCCTGGACACGACTCTGGCGGTTCAGCTGCGGGAAGCGGCCGACATCATCCTGGCCAAACTGGAACGGCTTTTAGAGGTTCTGGCGGCACGCGCCCGGGAACACAAATACACCCTGATGGTTGGCCGCACCCACGGGATCCACGGTGAGCCCGTGACTTTTGGCTTGAAACTGGCCCTCTGGTATGATGAAACCCGGCGCAATATTGAACGGATGCGGCAGGCCCGGGAGGTAATCAGCTACGGTAAAATCTCCGGAGCGGTTGGCACCTTTGCCAACATCGACCCGGCCGTCGAAGAGTATGTTTGTGCGAAGCTGGGGTTAAAGCCGGCGCCGGTGTCGACACAGATTATCCAGCGCGACAGACACGCCCAGTATCTGACTACCCTGGCCGTTATTGCTGCTTCGCTGGAAAAGTTTGCGACGGAGATTCGCAACCTGCAGCGAACGGACATCCTCGAAGTTGAGGAGATGTTTGCTCGGGGGCAGAAGGGTTCCTCGGCCATGCCGCACAAGCGGAACCCCATTACCTCAGAGAGGGTGACAGGATTGGCCCGGGTGATTCGGGGTAACGCCCTGGCTGCCCTGGAAAACGTCGCCCTGTGGCATGAACGCGACCTGACCAATTCTTCCACGGAGCGGATCATCATCCCGGACAGTTGTATTCTGCTCGATTACATTCTGACCAAATTCATAGAGGTTATCGCTAACCTGCAGGTTTATCCCGAAAACATGCAGAAGAACCTTAATAAAACCCTGGGTATGGTCTTTTCGCAGCGAGTGCTGCTGGCTTTGGTGGACAAAGGGGTGCTGCGGGAGGACGCGTACGCCTGGGTGCAGCGCAACGCCATGGAGACGTGGCGAACCGGCCAGCCGTTCAAGGAGACGATCCTCAAGGATGCGGACATCATGGCATGGCTCTCACCAGCGGAAGTGGA is drawn from Bacillota bacterium and contains these coding sequences:
- a CDS encoding adenylosuccinate lyase, giving the protein MIERYTLPAMGRIWEEENKLQKWLEIEILACEAWANLGKIPSAALEEIKAKARFDKNRIAEIEKVTRHDVLAFLTNVAEYVGDASKYIHMGMTSSDILDTTLAVQLREAADIILAKLERLLEVLAARAREHKYTLMVGRTHGIHGEPVTFGLKLALWYDETRRNIERMRQAREVISYGKISGAVGTFANIDPAVEEYVCAKLGLKPAPVSTQIIQRDRHAQYLTTLAVIAASLEKFATEIRNLQRTDILEVEEMFARGQKGSSAMPHKRNPITSERVTGLARVIRGNALAALENVALWHERDLTNSSTERIIIPDSCILLDYILTKFIEVIANLQVYPENMQKNLNKTLGMVFSQRVLLALVDKGVLREDAYAWVQRNAMETWRTGQPFKETILKDADIMAWLSPAEVDELFDYGYHLKNVDYIFKRAGLE